The following proteins are encoded in a genomic region of Oncorhynchus kisutch isolate 150728-3 linkage group LG6, Okis_V2, whole genome shotgun sequence:
- the nudt1 gene encoding oxidized purine nucleoside triphosphate hydrolase, with protein sequence MLTNKLLTLVLVVQPGRVLLGMKKRGFGAGKWNGFGGKVQPGETIEEAARRELQEECGLTVDALDKIGNIKFEFIGETELLDVHVFRADNYNGEPTESDEMRPQWFDSDKIPFSQMWVDDILWFPLMLQKKKFLGYFKFQGHDLIIEHKLEEVERL encoded by the exons ATGTTGACCAACAAgctgctgaccctggtgctggtGGTGCAGCCTGGACGGGTGCTGCTGGGCATGAAGAAGAGAGGGTTCGGAGCAGGGAAGTGGAATGGGTTTGGTGGCAAAGTCCAACCTGGGGAGACTATTGAAGAGGCTGCCAGGCG AGAACTGCAGGAGGAATGTGGCCTCACAGTGGATGCACTTGATAAGATTGGAAATATCAAATTTGAATTCATCGGAGAAACAGAGCTGCTTGATGTGCATGTTTTCCGAGCTGACAACTACAACGGGGAGCCAACAGAGTCGGATG AGATGCGGCCGCAGTGGTTCGACTCTGACAAAATACCCTTCAGTCAGATGTGGGTTGACGATATTCTGTGGTTTCCACTGATGCTTCAAAAGAAGAAGTTCTTGGGCTACTTCAAATTTCAGGGTCATGACTTGATCATCGAACACAAGTTGGAGGAGGTAGAAAGGCTTTAA